One genomic segment of Pseudomonadota bacterium includes these proteins:
- a CDS encoding DHA2 family efflux MFS transporter permease subunit, protein MPPLTPGRRAAVTVSLSLAVFMNVLDLSIANVAIPTIAGDLGVSADNGTWLITSFAVCAAIAMPLSGWFGRRFGELRTFIFCTAAFTVASLLCGLAVDLPMLIAMRAVQGLVSGPMIPLSQSLLLANYPDERKNVALSLLLMVTIAAPVLGPILGGWITDNWSWEWVFFINVPIGIVASLSTAFLLRGRETKTEKIPIDKIGIGLLALGLGSLQVLLDRGKDLDWFGSSTIITLAAIALIALVLFVAWELTDEHPAVDLRLFARRNFTVGAVALCLGYGVYFGNIVLLPLWLQMQLGYTATWAGLATAPVGILPILLSPFVGRYMGSIDLRWWATASFVSFGLAAFLFSGLNTQVTFGQIAWSRMAQGLGLACFFPPLIAVVISGLPANRIASATGLANTLRTLAGSFATSLTTTAWDRREALHQARLSESVTVFDPAARAAVDQFQVLGMPGDTAIATIERSIVQQAYMLATNELFWCWAWILLALVALVWLARPPFGGSSRTLATE, encoded by the coding sequence ATGCCACCGCTCACGCCGGGTCGACGCGCAGCGGTAACCGTGTCGTTGTCGCTCGCCGTATTCATGAACGTGCTCGATCTGTCGATCGCCAACGTGGCGATCCCGACCATCGCCGGGGACCTGGGAGTCAGCGCGGACAACGGCACCTGGCTCATCACCTCGTTTGCGGTTTGCGCCGCCATCGCGATGCCGCTGAGCGGCTGGTTCGGGCGGCGCTTCGGCGAACTGCGCACCTTCATCTTCTGTACCGCCGCATTCACGGTCGCCTCGCTGCTGTGCGGGCTGGCGGTGGATCTGCCGATGCTGATCGCGATGCGCGCGGTGCAGGGCCTGGTGTCCGGGCCGATGATACCGCTGTCGCAGAGCCTGCTGCTCGCTAACTACCCGGACGAACGCAAGAACGTGGCGTTGTCGCTGCTGCTGATGGTGACGATCGCCGCGCCGGTGCTCGGCCCCATACTCGGCGGCTGGATCACCGACAACTGGAGCTGGGAGTGGGTGTTCTTCATCAACGTCCCGATCGGCATCGTCGCCAGTCTGTCCACGGCCTTTCTGCTGCGCGGCCGCGAGACCAAGACCGAGAAGATCCCGATCGACAAGATCGGCATCGGCCTGCTGGCGCTGGGCCTCGGCAGCCTGCAGGTGCTGCTGGATCGCGGCAAGGATCTCGACTGGTTCGGTTCCTCGACGATCATCACGCTGGCGGCGATCGCGCTGATCGCGCTGGTGTTGTTCGTCGCCTGGGAACTCACCGACGAACATCCGGCCGTCGATCTGCGGCTGTTCGCGCGGCGCAATTTCACCGTGGGCGCGGTGGCGTTGTGCCTGGGCTACGGCGTCTACTTCGGCAACATCGTGCTGCTGCCGCTGTGGCTGCAGATGCAGTTGGGATACACGGCAACCTGGGCGGGGCTCGCGACCGCGCCAGTCGGCATCTTGCCCATATTGTTGTCGCCGTTCGTCGGCCGCTACATGGGGAGCATCGATCTGCGCTGGTGGGCCACCGCGAGTTTCGTCTCGTTCGGCTTGGCGGCGTTCCTGTTCTCAGGACTGAACACGCAGGTGACGTTCGGGCAGATCGCGTGGTCGCGCATGGCGCAGGGGCTCGGCCTCGCGTGCTTCTTTCCGCCGCTCATCGCCGTCGTGATCTCGGGCCTGCCCGCGAACCGCATCGCATCCGCCACCGGGCTCGCCAATACATTGCGCACGCTCGCCGGCAGCTTCGCCACCTCCCTCACTACCACGGCGTGGGACCGGCGCGAGGCGCTGCACCAGGCGCGGCTCAGCGAGAGCGTCACCGTGTTCGATCCGGCTGCGCGCGCGGCGGTGGACCAGTTCCAGGTCCTCGGAATGCCAGGCGACACAGCAATCGCCACGATCGAACGCAGCATCGTGCAGCAGGCCTACATGCTCGCGACGAATGAGTTGTTCTGGTGCTGGGCATGGATTCTGCTGGCGCTGGTTGCCCTCGTCTGGCTGGCCCGGCCACCCTTCGGCGGCAGCAGCCGGACTCTAGCCACTGAATGA
- a CDS encoding response regulator: MDDDLRLREALTDLLASRGYHSRTFASAAEFIGLAKPNIAGCLVLDVELPDINGLELQRQLATEVHPPIVFITGHGDIPSSVRAMKAGAVDFLPKPFSEEQLFAAVENALNRDRRARAASDELAQVRALYATLTQRQREALPLIVSGLRSKQAAAVLGISLVTMQIHRGNIMRKMHAGSLSDLVRKSEKLQIAPHPAAKALLK, encoded by the coding sequence GTGGATGACGATCTGCGGCTGCGCGAAGCGCTGACCGATCTACTCGCCTCGCGCGGCTACCATTCGCGCACCTTCGCGTCCGCCGCGGAGTTCATCGGTTTGGCGAAACCGAACATCGCCGGCTGCCTGGTGCTCGATGTCGAACTACCCGATATCAACGGTCTCGAACTGCAGCGGCAACTCGCCACCGAAGTGCACCCGCCGATCGTCTTCATCACCGGGCATGGCGACATCCCCTCCTCCGTGCGTGCCATGAAGGCGGGTGCGGTGGACTTCCTGCCCAAGCCGTTCAGCGAAGAACAACTCTTTGCGGCGGTCGAGAATGCATTGAACCGCGATCGCCGCGCACGCGCCGCCAGCGACGAACTTGCGCAGGTGCGCGCGCTGTACGCGACGCTGACGCAACGGCAACGCGAGGCGCTGCCGCTCATCGTCAGTGGTTTGCGCAGCAAACAGGCGGCCGCCGTACTTGGCATCAGCCTGGTCACCATGCAGATTCACCGCGGCAACATCATGCGCAAGATGCACGCCGGTTCGCTGTCCGACCTGGTACGGAAATCGGAAAAGCTGCAGATCGCGCCCCATCCGGCCGCGAAGGCGCTGCTGAAGTGA
- a CDS encoding response regulator, whose product MRDPRFIAIVDDDYRILESLEDLLQSSGYRTLLSASAEDFLKSPQRAGIDVLISDIGLPGISGIELIRTMQRAADCPPAILITGRSGAHLEQDARELGVLRLFMKPFDTRELLATLDLQFRSG is encoded by the coding sequence ATGCGTGATCCTCGCTTCATCGCCATCGTGGACGATGACTACCGTATTCTGGAGTCCCTGGAAGACCTGCTGCAGTCCTCGGGTTACCGAACGCTGTTGAGCGCATCGGCGGAGGATTTTCTCAAATCGCCGCAGCGGGCCGGTATCGATGTCCTGATCTCCGACATCGGGCTGCCAGGTATCAGCGGCATCGAGCTGATTCGCACCATGCAGCGTGCCGCGGATTGCCCGCCCGCCATCCTGATCACCGGCCGCAGCGGCGCACACCTCGAGCAGGACGCGCGGGAGCTCGGCGTGCTGCGGCTCTTCATGAAGCCCTTCGATACCCGCGAGCTGCTCGCCACCCTCGATCTGCAGTTCCGCTCGGGCTGA
- a CDS encoding TonB-dependent receptor has product MLGWSDPTGARAEPSNTQPGESSDGLAQITVSAERRPADIQDVPLGISVVTAADFKSLALRDSTDLNAAVPGLQMSKQGLGGVAFIRGVGTPSGAIGNESPVSLYVDGVYYLTPNTSIFSLDGIRQVEVLKGPQGTLFGRNATGGVIQVETEDPKPDPSARIQVQYGNHEDVRGSVFANFGVGASSAANVSLYGRDQSQGWGRNLETGVETFRHQEVGGRAKFLWSPSEQTRLQLAANYVRRSGEEGLGYHIVPGSLGIDGQTRYSGFYNAWADPQDSAHYRHAVLSARFEQDLPALRLVNILSWQTMHGFFNLDQDMTPQRIVQAPISQYGRTVTEELQAMSLPDASLSWIVGAFYLNDLSAYDPLELLGAAALPFDTIVVQSRQHSSSYALFGQTTASLSARTRLTAGARYTRDARRVEGETGAIVQGSSLALTAARQSADWKKPSWRLALDTDVAPDVMAYLSWDRGFKSGLYNLLTYAQPPVNPEELDAYQAGVKSEWFHNHLRLNLSAFVYEYRNIQVEEIVAGAVMSMNAAAARMRGFDLDLEYSPSAAFSLRAAAAFLHGRYTDFKDAPSNVPARNAAGELAGGNTVTSIDAAGLQTVRSPKRTLSLNGLYKLPTDIGEIGFGGGYYYNSGFAWDPDNRLRQRAFDLVSVSVDWTSNDGRNSVRAAASNLGDAEVCLTANASAVGDLCSPLAPRTLSIEWVMNL; this is encoded by the coding sequence ATGCTCGGCTGGAGTGATCCGACGGGCGCGCGCGCGGAGCCCTCGAACACGCAACCCGGCGAATCCTCCGATGGGCTCGCGCAGATCACGGTGAGCGCGGAGCGGCGTCCCGCCGACATCCAGGATGTTCCGCTCGGGATCTCCGTGGTGACCGCCGCGGATTTCAAATCGCTGGCACTGCGCGATTCGACGGACCTGAACGCCGCGGTCCCGGGCCTGCAGATGAGCAAGCAGGGGCTGGGTGGCGTCGCGTTCATTCGGGGTGTGGGTACACCGAGCGGCGCCATCGGCAACGAATCGCCGGTTTCGCTGTACGTCGATGGCGTGTACTACCTGACGCCCAATACTTCCATTTTCAGTCTCGACGGAATTCGCCAGGTCGAAGTGCTGAAGGGGCCGCAGGGCACTTTGTTCGGCCGCAATGCCACCGGTGGCGTGATCCAGGTCGAAACGGAAGACCCGAAACCGGATCCGTCGGCGCGCATACAGGTGCAGTACGGAAACCATGAGGACGTGCGGGGTTCGGTGTTCGCCAACTTCGGCGTGGGTGCTTCGAGCGCGGCGAACGTGTCGCTGTACGGCCGCGACCAGAGCCAGGGCTGGGGAAGAAATCTCGAGACGGGCGTGGAGACCTTCCGGCACCAGGAGGTAGGAGGGCGGGCGAAGTTTCTCTGGTCTCCCTCGGAGCAGACCCGTCTGCAGCTTGCGGCCAATTACGTCCGGCGCAGCGGAGAAGAAGGGCTGGGTTATCACATCGTTCCGGGCTCACTCGGTATCGACGGTCAAACGCGGTATTCCGGTTTCTACAATGCCTGGGCGGACCCGCAGGACAGCGCGCACTACCGGCACGCCGTATTGAGCGCACGCTTCGAACAGGATCTGCCGGCATTGCGGCTGGTGAATATCCTCTCGTGGCAGACCATGCACGGCTTTTTCAACCTCGACCAGGACATGACTCCGCAGCGCATCGTGCAGGCACCGATCTCGCAGTACGGGCGCACGGTCACCGAGGAATTGCAGGCCATGTCCCTGCCGGACGCGAGCCTTTCCTGGATCGTCGGTGCTTTCTACCTGAACGATCTGTCTGCGTACGATCCGCTCGAACTGCTGGGCGCGGCCGCGCTGCCCTTCGACACGATCGTGGTGCAGAGCCGCCAGCATTCGAGCTCGTATGCCTTGTTCGGACAAACTACCGCCAGCCTGTCCGCGCGCACGCGTCTGACGGCCGGGGCGCGTTATACCCGCGACGCGCGGCGCGTCGAAGGGGAGACGGGCGCCATCGTGCAGGGATCGAGCCTGGCGCTCACCGCCGCGCGCCAGTCCGCGGACTGGAAGAAACCCAGCTGGCGATTGGCGCTGGATACGGACGTCGCGCCGGACGTCATGGCCTATCTATCCTGGGATCGCGGCTTCAAGAGCGGCCTGTACAATCTGCTCACCTATGCGCAGCCGCCGGTCAATCCCGAAGAGCTCGACGCATACCAGGCCGGTGTGAAGTCGGAGTGGTTTCACAATCACCTGCGCCTCAACCTGTCCGCGTTCGTGTATGAATACCGCAATATCCAGGTGGAGGAGATCGTGGCCGGCGCGGTGATGTCGATGAACGCCGCGGCCGCGCGCATGCGGGGTTTCGACCTGGACCTCGAATATTCTCCCAGCGCCGCGTTCAGCCTGCGCGCCGCGGCGGCGTTTCTGCACGGCCGCTACACCGACTTCAAGGATGCGCCGTCCAACGTTCCGGCGAGAAACGCAGCCGGGGAACTTGCCGGCGGCAACACCGTCACTTCCATCGATGCCGCGGGTCTGCAAACAGTGCGTTCACCCAAACGGACCCTGAGTCTCAATGGACTGTACAAACTGCCGACCGACATCGGCGAGATCGGCTTCGGTGGTGGCTACTACTACAACAGCGGATTCGCATGGGACCCCGACAATCGCCTGCGGCAGCGTGCCTTCGACCTGGTGAGTGTTTCGGTCGACTGGACTTCGAACGACGGGCGAAATTCGGTTCGCGCCGCCGCCAGCAATCTCGGCGATGCCGAGGTCTGCCTGACCGCCAACGCATCGGCAGTCGGCGACTTGTGTTCGCCACTTGCGCCGCGCACTTTGAGCATCGAATGGGTGATGAATCTTTGA
- a CDS encoding PAS domain-containing protein: protein MSPLNAAGLGALCAAAVAVAIAAGKRADAAVRASEQTLRSIFNGMPGLVHTMTVAGEMELINQRIVDFFGRPLEELRNWQKITHPDDVARVTASWAHALQTGESIEHESRGMGADGVYRWFQVRASPLRDADNKILRWCSLLTDIDDRKRAEEAVRASEQEMRLILDNIPGFVFTLTPEGVIEQVNQRIVDFFGVPPEQLRDWRAVAHPDDIAPVDEVLTHALATGFPCQWESRGRGANGFHRWFQTRGIPLRDADGRILRWCFLLIDIDDRKRAEEALRDNERHLRTILDTIPALVHTLTPAGEVEHVNRPILDFFGLPPDEVRDWGPLTHPDDIERVGAVIGNALRTGIPFEFESRGRRADGVYRWMQSRGNPLRDSTGTIVRWYDVVTDIDDRRRAEEALRASENELRLMVDSISGLICTNTAAGEVAYVNKTLLDYSGKQLHGLKDWGMIVHPDDLPRVAEQWRHSVETCDPFKVEVRVQRADGVYRWFQCSGLPLRGSDGSVIRWYNLLADIEDRKLAEQVLRARERDLALIIESIPALVWSGTPEGELAYVNSRIMTFTGTTFEHLVRNWSSYVHPDDVDAVVEEWSHSVRSGEPHDMQYRMRNADGRYRWIQSISQLGRDSDGRPTRWYGVLMDVDERRNTEEALRNTRARLARATQVATVGELSASIAHEINQPLSAVVTNGHACHRWLTVEPPNIPRALVSLERIIRDGRSAADVIERIRALYRHAPPDKDELSVNEVIEEVCKLIAAEARRQSINVRTELQPTLPLIRADRVQLQQVLANLTRNAIEAMETVTDGARELRIASLHEGPRVVVHVQDTGTGMPEYSTAFEPFYTTKAQGMGMGLAICRSIVEAHGGLLWATGAEPRGSVFSFALPAASLQ, encoded by the coding sequence ATGTCTCCCCTGAATGCCGCGGGTCTCGGAGCGCTGTGTGCCGCCGCCGTCGCCGTCGCAATCGCGGCGGGCAAGCGGGCCGATGCCGCGGTGCGCGCGAGCGAGCAGACCTTGCGCTCCATCTTCAATGGCATGCCGGGACTGGTCCACACGATGACGGTGGCTGGTGAGATGGAGCTGATCAACCAGCGCATCGTCGACTTCTTCGGCCGGCCGCTCGAGGAATTGCGGAACTGGCAGAAAATCACGCACCCGGACGACGTCGCGCGCGTCACCGCCTCGTGGGCACACGCGCTGCAGACCGGAGAATCGATCGAGCACGAATCCCGCGGAATGGGTGCGGATGGCGTCTATCGGTGGTTCCAGGTGCGCGCGAGTCCGCTGCGCGATGCCGACAACAAGATCCTGCGCTGGTGCAGCCTGCTCACCGACATCGACGATCGCAAACGCGCGGAAGAAGCGGTGCGCGCCAGCGAGCAGGAGATGCGGCTCATCCTCGACAACATTCCCGGCTTCGTCTTTACGCTGACGCCCGAAGGAGTCATCGAACAGGTCAACCAGCGCATCGTCGATTTTTTCGGCGTGCCGCCCGAACAGCTGCGCGACTGGCGCGCCGTCGCGCACCCGGACGACATCGCGCCGGTCGACGAGGTGCTCACTCACGCACTGGCGACGGGTTTTCCCTGCCAGTGGGAATCGCGCGGCCGGGGCGCGAACGGCTTTCATCGATGGTTCCAGACCCGCGGAATCCCGTTGCGCGACGCGGACGGCCGGATCCTGCGCTGGTGTTTCCTGCTCATCGACATCGACGATCGCAAACGCGCGGAAGAAGCGTTGCGCGACAACGAGCGTCACCTGCGCACCATCCTCGACACCATTCCGGCGCTGGTGCACACGCTCACGCCCGCCGGCGAGGTGGAGCACGTCAACCGGCCCATCCTGGATTTCTTTGGTCTTCCGCCCGACGAGGTGCGCGACTGGGGCCCGCTCACGCATCCGGACGACATCGAACGCGTCGGCGCCGTCATCGGGAATGCGCTGCGCACCGGAATACCATTCGAATTCGAATCCCGCGGCAGGCGCGCGGACGGTGTCTACCGGTGGATGCAGTCGCGCGGAAATCCGCTGCGCGATTCGACCGGCACGATCGTCCGCTGGTACGACGTCGTAACGGACATCGACGACCGCCGGCGCGCCGAAGAGGCATTGCGCGCCAGCGAAAACGAGCTGCGGCTGATGGTCGATTCGATCTCCGGCCTGATCTGCACGAATACCGCGGCCGGCGAAGTCGCATACGTCAACAAGACGCTGCTCGACTACAGCGGGAAGCAACTGCACGGTTTGAAAGACTGGGGGATGATCGTGCATCCCGATGACCTGCCGCGCGTTGCCGAGCAGTGGCGGCATTCCGTCGAAACCTGCGACCCGTTCAAGGTCGAAGTCCGCGTGCAACGCGCCGACGGGGTGTACCGATGGTTCCAGTGCTCGGGATTGCCGCTGCGAGGCAGCGATGGATCGGTGATCCGCTGGTACAACCTGCTGGCCGACATCGAAGATCGCAAACTCGCCGAACAGGTATTGCGGGCGCGCGAGCGCGATCTCGCCCTGATCATCGAATCGATTCCCGCCCTGGTGTGGAGCGGAACTCCCGAGGGCGAGCTCGCGTACGTGAACAGCCGCATCATGACCTTTACCGGCACGACCTTCGAACACCTGGTCCGCAACTGGTCGTCCTACGTTCATCCCGACGACGTCGATGCGGTGGTCGAGGAGTGGTCGCATTCGGTCCGCAGCGGTGAGCCGCACGACATGCAGTACCGCATGCGCAATGCCGATGGAAGGTATCGCTGGATCCAGTCGATCAGCCAGCTCGGCAGGGACAGCGACGGCCGCCCGACGCGCTGGTACGGCGTGCTCATGGACGTCGATGAGCGCCGCAATACGGAAGAAGCGCTGCGCAACACCCGTGCGCGGCTGGCCCGCGCGACACAGGTTGCAACCGTCGGAGAACTCTCGGCGTCGATCGCGCACGAAATCAATCAGCCGCTGTCCGCCGTGGTCACCAACGGACATGCCTGCCATCGCTGGCTGACCGTGGAGCCGCCTAACATTCCACGCGCCCTGGTGAGCCTGGAACGAATCATCCGCGACGGCAGATCGGCCGCCGATGTCATCGAGCGCATCCGCGCGCTGTACCGGCACGCACCTCCCGACAAGGACGAGCTCAGCGTCAACGAGGTGATAGAAGAAGTGTGCAAGCTGATCGCCGCCGAGGCCCGGCGCCAGTCGATCAACGTGCGTACCGAACTGCAGCCGACCCTGCCCTTGATCCGGGCGGATCGCGTGCAGCTCCAGCAGGTCCTGGCGAACCTCACACGTAATGCGATCGAGGCTATGGAGACGGTGACGGATGGCGCCCGCGAGCTGCGCATCGCCTCGCTGCACGAAGGGCCGCGCGTCGTCGTTCACGTGCAGGATACCGGCACGGGAATGCCGGAATACTCGACGGCGTTCGAGCCGTTCTACACGACCAAGGCGCAAGGCATGGGCATGGGGCTCGCCATCTGCCGCTCGATCGTCGAAGCGCATGGTGGCCTGCTGTGGGCGACCGGCGCCGAACCGCGCGGATCGGTGTTCAGCTTCGCACTGCCGGCGGCGAGCCTGCAGTAG
- a CDS encoding PAS domain-containing protein, with amino-acid sequence MADQNAADEFRRIVDSIPGLVFTCHPGGETEYINRELCAYLGYTLEELCACGGNGAVHPDDLAFVTGVQRENIAAGKAHCYQERLRRADGAYHWFEVRCSPCFDAAGQLIRWYGCLTDIDAIKSAEDDSRTNERMLLLLMDSIPSMAFTTREVGDVEWVNRATCAYFGRPLEELQAWRMTDAVHADDLAHVISEVERGLLADLPFNYELRLRRHDGVYRWFHYRAAPVRDNSGRAVRWYGLVTDIDDFKRAQEESRLSEKNLRFLIDTIPGLVYTMTSDCQLDSVNGQVLAYFGKSFEDLKNWDLIGCVHPEDLPHVIESLRRTVQFGEPHEVEQRLLGADGVYRWFKPRAFGLRDADGGILRWYCLLIDIDDLKRAEEGFRSIQARLSRAAQLAAVSELAASIAHEVNQPLAAVVANGHACHLWLSADPPNIERALLSAERIIRDGNSAAEIVARIRSLFKHAAPAKQDLRLNDVIEEVCRLIADDARGKGISLRLELQPDLPQVAADRVQMQQVIANLTRNGIDATEGVQGRAKEITISSMVSGGEIVVRVSDAGEGLRDATTIFEPFFTTKAQGMGMGLAICKSILDAHHGRLWATQNPVHGATFAFALCAATTAGSPPAVRS; translated from the coding sequence ATGGCTGATCAAAACGCCGCAGATGAATTCCGGCGAATCGTCGACAGCATCCCGGGCCTGGTATTCACATGCCATCCCGGCGGTGAGACGGAATACATCAACCGCGAGCTGTGCGCGTATCTCGGTTACACGCTCGAAGAGCTGTGCGCCTGCGGAGGCAACGGCGCAGTTCATCCCGACGATCTCGCGTTCGTGACGGGCGTGCAACGCGAGAATATCGCGGCCGGTAAGGCGCACTGCTACCAGGAACGTCTGCGCCGCGCGGATGGGGCGTATCACTGGTTCGAAGTGCGGTGTTCGCCTTGTTTCGATGCCGCTGGCCAACTGATCCGCTGGTATGGCTGCCTGACCGACATCGACGCGATCAAGAGTGCCGAAGACGATTCGCGCACCAATGAACGCATGTTGCTGTTGCTCATGGACAGCATTCCGAGCATGGCCTTCACGACACGCGAAGTGGGCGATGTCGAGTGGGTCAATCGTGCGACCTGCGCCTACTTCGGCCGGCCGCTCGAGGAACTGCAGGCCTGGCGCATGACGGATGCCGTCCATGCCGACGATCTCGCGCACGTCATTTCCGAAGTGGAGCGCGGCTTGCTGGCGGACCTGCCGTTCAACTACGAGCTGCGGCTGCGCCGCCACGACGGCGTCTATCGCTGGTTTCACTACCGCGCCGCGCCGGTTCGCGACAACAGCGGCCGCGCGGTGCGCTGGTACGGGCTCGTCACCGACATCGACGACTTCAAACGTGCGCAGGAAGAATCCCGCCTCAGCGAAAAGAACCTGCGGTTCCTCATCGACACCATCCCCGGCCTCGTCTACACCATGACGTCGGATTGCCAGCTCGATTCCGTCAACGGCCAGGTGCTCGCCTACTTCGGCAAGAGCTTTGAGGATCTCAAGAACTGGGATCTCATCGGCTGCGTGCATCCGGAAGATCTTCCGCACGTCATCGAGTCGCTGCGACGCACCGTGCAGTTCGGCGAACCGCACGAGGTCGAGCAGCGGTTGCTAGGCGCCGATGGCGTGTACCGCTGGTTCAAGCCGCGCGCCTTCGGCCTGCGGGATGCCGACGGCGGCATTCTTCGCTGGTATTGCCTGCTGATCGACATCGACGACCTGAAGCGCGCGGAGGAGGGTTTCCGTTCCATCCAGGCGCGCTTGTCGAGGGCCGCGCAACTGGCTGCGGTCAGCGAGCTGGCCGCCTCCATCGCGCATGAAGTCAATCAGCCACTCGCGGCGGTCGTCGCGAACGGCCACGCCTGCCATCTGTGGCTTTCGGCCGACCCGCCGAACATCGAGCGTGCGCTGCTGAGCGCGGAGCGGATCATCCGCGACGGCAACTCGGCGGCGGAAATCGTCGCCCGCATCCGCTCGTTGTTCAAACACGCGGCTCCGGCCAAACAAGACCTGCGACTGAACGATGTCATCGAGGAAGTCTGCCGGCTCATCGCCGACGACGCGCGCGGCAAAGGTATATCGCTGAGGCTGGAGCTGCAGCCCGATCTGCCCCAGGTCGCGGCCGACCGCGTGCAAATGCAGCAGGTCATCGCCAACCTCACGCGCAACGGCATCGACGCCACGGAAGGCGTGCAGGGGCGCGCGAAGGAGATCACGATTTCGTCGATGGTGTCGGGCGGCGAGATCGTCGTGCGGGTCAGCGACGCCGGCGAAGGGTTGCGCGATGCGACGACGATCTTCGAGCCCTTCTTCACGACCAAGGCGCAAGGCATGGGCATGGGTCTCGCGATCTGCAAGTCGATCCTCGATGCACACCACGGGCGCCTCTGGGCGACGCAGAACCCGGTGCATGGCGCAACGTTCGCCTTTGCCCTATGCGCAGCAACTACTGCAGGCTCGCCGCCGGCAGTGCGAAGCTGA
- a CDS encoding TolC family protein, producing MWRPRKTNYTGVVAAAAVAWLCTPLHAQAPASPDEPWPIPAGAGARALSGLHADGNTPPLDFRRPYDLPALIDLAQRSSPETRAAWEVAREAAADIGLVESAYLPQLSLQALGGFEHTPLPAPKNLVPAGYFVSNTHELIPALAIKWLLFDFGQRAAKLEAVRADSFVANVSFTAAHQKLVFTVSQAYFNLGAAQGRFHAAQKALSTAGVSLDATTAKRANGLATVVAVAQTERQAAQARYNLAQAEGAVNTAQANLVAALGIPADSKLEVVDSSQLALPPSPSKNVAAAIRDAFTHRPDVIAALGLIDSAEAALKSAELSHRPVIEMSAHAFQNFGSVSSDGRPYSSVDKPGANILFLFKLPLLDGGERASRVSAAKAKVRQAEARLAAARDAAATQVVKAHNDLVTSLAAYEAADAVGQAARTSYDAALRSYQQGVGTYTDLAAEENAMAQAEAQIEDARAAAHSAAAAMAFAMGSLQSDTP from the coding sequence ATGTGGCGTCCGCGCAAGACTAACTATACCGGGGTTGTCGCCGCAGCCGCCGTCGCGTGGCTGTGCACCCCGTTGCACGCGCAGGCGCCGGCGAGTCCCGATGAGCCGTGGCCGATTCCCGCCGGCGCCGGCGCACGCGCGCTCTCCGGCCTGCACGCCGACGGCAACACGCCGCCGCTCGATTTCCGCAGGCCCTACGACCTGCCGGCATTGATCGACCTCGCGCAACGCAGCAGCCCTGAAACCCGCGCGGCCTGGGAGGTGGCGCGCGAAGCGGCGGCGGACATCGGCCTGGTCGAGAGCGCCTATCTACCGCAGCTGTCGTTGCAGGCGCTGGGCGGGTTCGAGCACACGCCGCTGCCGGCGCCGAAGAACCTGGTGCCGGCCGGCTACTTCGTCTCCAACACACACGAGCTCATACCCGCGCTCGCCATCAAGTGGCTGCTGTTCGATTTCGGGCAACGCGCCGCCAAACTCGAGGCGGTGCGCGCCGATTCCTTCGTCGCCAACGTGTCCTTCACCGCGGCGCATCAGAAGCTGGTGTTCACGGTGTCGCAGGCGTATTTCAACCTGGGAGCCGCGCAGGGAAGATTCCACGCCGCGCAGAAAGCGCTGAGCACCGCGGGCGTGAGCCTGGATGCAACCACCGCGAAACGCGCCAATGGTCTCGCGACCGTGGTCGCGGTGGCTCAGACGGAACGCCAGGCCGCGCAGGCGCGCTACAACCTTGCGCAGGCGGAAGGTGCGGTGAATACCGCGCAGGCGAATCTGGTCGCCGCCCTCGGTATTCCCGCGGATTCGAAACTCGAGGTCGTCGACAGCTCGCAGCTGGCGCTGCCCCCGTCACCTTCGAAGAATGTGGCGGCGGCCATTCGCGACGCGTTCACTCATCGCCCGGATGTGATCGCCGCGCTTGGCTTGATCGACTCGGCCGAGGCGGCGCTCAAATCCGCGGAACTCTCCCATCGCCCCGTGATCGAGATGAGCGCACACGCGTTCCAGAACTTCGGCAGCGTGAGCTCCGATGGCCGGCCCTACTCGAGTGTCGACAAACCCGGGGCTAACATCCTGTTCCTGTTCAAGCTGCCGTTGTTAGATGGCGGCGAGCGTGCCAGCCGGGTGTCCGCGGCAAAAGCGAAAGTGCGGCAGGCCGAAGCCAGGCTCGCGGCGGCGCGTGATGCCGCGGCCACACAAGTGGTGAAAGCTCACAACGATCTGGTGACGAGCCTTGCGGCCTATGAAGCCGCCGACGCGGTGGGCCAGGCCGCGCGGACCTCCTACGACGCGGCGCTGCGTTCCTATCAACAGGGTGTTGGAACGTATACGGATCTCGCGGCCGAAGAAAACGCCATGGCGCAGGCCGAGGCGCAGATCGAGGACGCGCGCGCCGCCGCGCACAGCGCCGCGGCAGCGATGGCTTTCGCAATGGGTTCGCTGCAGAGCGATACGCCCTAA